From Chaetodon auriga isolate fChaAug3 chromosome 10, fChaAug3.hap1, whole genome shotgun sequence, a single genomic window includes:
- the LOC143327667 gene encoding twist-related protein 2-like — translation MIESHVKESEDCRKTWPSMREEEQSNDDHPEGGVLSSEENTGRPPSNACPVVVATPRGTGNKRQTYSHTEDQVTVVTPTTSADDGKVKSGDGIQINTPTGPKRLKRSPQHRPPSSGPSLSPVPRPSPGGLSALEDTHGQRVIANIRERQRTQSLNEAFASLRKIIPTLPSDKLSKIQTLKLASRYIDFLYQVLQSDDIDTKLAGCNYLAHERLSYAFSVWRMEGAWSTMSAGH, via the coding sequence ATGATAGAGAGTCACGTAAAAGAGAGTGAAGACTGTAGAAAAACGTGGCCAagcatgagagaggaggagcagtcTAATGATGACCATCCTGAGGGAGGGGTGCTTTCCAGCGAGGAGAACACGGGACGACCACCTTCTAACGCCTGTCCCGTCGTTGTAGCAACACCGCGGGGCACCGGGAATAAACGACAGACATACTCACACACGGAGGATCAGGTTACCGTAGTTACTCCAACCACATCAGCAGACGATGGCAAGGTCAAGTCAGGGGATGGCATCCAGATCAACACCCCGACTGGACCCAAAAGACTCAAGAGAAGTCCTCAACATCGGCCACCTTCCTCAGGCCCATCCCTGTCTCCTGTCCCCCGTCCTAGTCCGGGAGGTCTCTCAGCCCTTGAGGATACACATGGCCAGCGGGTGATCGCCAACATCCGGGAGCGCCAAAGGACACAATCTCTGAACGAAGCTTTCGCCTCATTGCGTAAGATAATCCCAACGCTCCCCTCTGACAAACTGAGCAAGATTCAGACCCTTAAGCTGGCGTCGCGTTACATTGACTTTCTGTACCAGGTTCTGCAGAGCGATGACATAGACACTAAGCTGGCTGGATGTAATTACCTGGCCCATGAGAGACTGAGTTATGCCTTCTCTGtctggaggatggagggggcCTGGTCGACCATGTCTGCCGGACACTAG
- the LOC143327471 gene encoding uncharacterized protein LOC143327471 has product MDPSDGESDQRNLQMAPVTEDNTRVNRHITLPTCVSSGLASVISIFCVGLLSGGAGGLLLGATAVVALQSLELLADNSLLMDQLDKHVRCPIAHREDAQSDDV; this is encoded by the exons ATGGACCCGTCTGACGGTG AATCAGATCAGCGGAACCTTCAGATGGCTCCTGTTACAGAGGACAACACCAGGGTCAACAG ACATATCACACTGCCaacctgtgtttcctctg GTTTGGCATCAGTCATCTCCATCTTTTGTGTTGGACTGCTGTCGGGAGGTGCAGGTGGTCTTCTGCTGGGAGCGACAGCAGTCGTCGCGCTTCAGTCGCTGGAGCTTCTGGCTGACAACAGCCTGCTCATGGACCAGTTAGACAAACATGTTAG GTGTCCCATCGCCCACAGAGAGGATGCACAGTCTGATGATGTttaa